The genomic segment TAGTGCTCCCTGGTGGTCAGGCCTTGTCTTACACTTACAATGATAACCCAGCATTGATAGCGACATGTTTGTTTTGTGCAATTTATTATAACAGTTGAGCAGtaagaaagagggaagaaaatCACAATCGTGTCTCAATCCATCTGTCATTTCATAAACACCTTAGCAACATAATAACACAACAAGCCATTCTCACTAATGACAAGTGGCttatctacagtaggcctatttacctTCTAAATGCAGGTCATCATAATCAGCATACTCAGAGATATCTACGTCCACGGCATACTCTTGCTCACAGTTCCAGTCCGtggcctctctcttctctgtcatcAATTTCATGTACATCGACAGCACACAGTGGACCTTCCGCAGACTCTCCTGAGGCGATGTGTCGTAGTGGGTGGCAAACTTGTCTGGATTGTCCTGTGGGGAAAATAGTATTAACATCTCAAGGAATTGAAATATACTGTTACCATTTCAGAATTCTGTACTCAAAGTATGTCTTACTTTGTACATGGATGATCCTGAAAATATGACAATAATTAGGAGAATGCATTTTCACCATTGCGATGGTTATTGGAGGAATAGCCATTGCCGTATAAAATGGACATCATACTTGCTTTTGTAACACTGAAGCACCCCCATACCACCTTGCACTGACAATCTGACAATTGTGTAGTTCCCTCTTCTCTAATTTTCCACCCATTGAAACTGCCACGTGttaggccttttttttttttttttttttttactaattacCTGTAGTTACGTTTGACACAAAATATAAGCCAGTCTGCTGAAActtcttataataataatattatcctCTTTCCCCTCAGTGGAAAATGTTGTCAATTTCCATTCAGAGGCTGTGTAGCCTACCAGTTAATCATTATGATTGGCCAGTATTTACGGAATTTTGAATGATAGAAGGCCTTGCTCTTTTCCTCTGGGCTCATCTGCCCTCAGCTTGTGTGTAACTCAAGCAGCTGCCAAATATATTTCCTCTGTAAACAGCATTCCTCATAATTACAGCACAGTTAGCACCATTACTGTCATCTGTGCTAGCGCTCCACCTTTGCCTGAATGTTTATCACAGACTGTAACTAAAAATGAAAAACACCCCTATTTGGTTGCCTGCCAGCTGGCCTGTATGCAGGTCTGTTTCTATATTACAACACCCAGCGGGCAGATGCACTTTAATGACCATTCTACATTAATATTCCAGAAAGCAAATAGTCCACTGCAGAGAACTGCCGAGTTTCCTGGAAAATGTAAATGGTACAAATTGTATTGGAATTGTGTAGTCAGCCGAAGCGTGGCCAACGTAATTGTGTTTTCTCATTTAGCGAAGAACACAATATTCCTCTGCgcttcaaaacatttcaaaataccGGTCCTTGTTTGTTCCCATGTTCGCAACCATTTATAGCTCCTTTGTTTTTGCGAGCACCGAGCACTGGCATAGCTtgtcctgaatttccccctggggatcaataaagttactctactactctacttatAGTGATAAGACACATAGTTCCACTCTTGTCCATTCGTAAGACATTTAgcattgtataggcctacctatctaTAGAATCATATCAGACTGTATCAGACTctaatatcttttttttaaagtgctttttgggactttttggcctttattattacaggacagtatgagaatagacaggaaatgattgggagagagagatggggcagggctgggaatgaccccggccagactcaaaccggggtccccgtgggtatgcaagcccaaatgtgaggggcttagtgcgctgcaccacagcacgcCCCCAGTAAATCTTATATCTTTTAAGATTAATTCAGGTCAGGGGAGTCGTCCAAGGGATTCATTGTTTAATCAACTAATTACTTCTTAACATCCCCAACAAatacatacattttctgaataaGAGAAGGGGCATTGTAAATCCATGCAAGCAGACATGAGGTCTGCGGTCACTCTGTTCTGGCACCAACTTTGAGACCTCCGTCCGTCTAACTGTAGGTTAACCTAATTTAGTTCTGAATCTGTCTCTGTTCTGCTCTTCTACTGACTCATCAATTTGTTGACCGTGAAGCGGCAGAGAAATAGCCCGGCCTTTCACCCAAGACCTCACTTCTACAGCTCATACATTAGATCCATAGACTCAAATTCATCTATTCACATTAACCTTTCCGGAGGGAGCCTGTCAGTGTCTGTCTCTGGACAAAAATACTCCAGTGATATCTAATTATTGCCATGCCAATAAACGCAATTTGTAGACATTAAACTAAACTAATCAATTTAACTAGCATGAATGAGTACACCAAGCACGTTAATTTTCATGACGGAATGAAGTCCCACAACAGCAGGTGCTGTGGAGGTGCAGTTGTAAGTAATcttgagaaaagaaagaaatcacTTGTTGGACTTTGAAGGTTAACTGCATGGTTTATAAGGGTTTCATTTTCATGAAAACACCCCTTGTAGTCTTGATCGGTGAGGGTAGAATTTTGATTAGTGAATGATCTGTCTTTAAACATTCTGATATACATTAAAGTCCTTTACAGTGCAGATTCTGATCCATTCACATCAGCTCATGTAGCCTACTATACATACGCATGTGTGCCTAAACAGTTCAGTTTAAACTAGAGGGTGGTACAAGTCAACAAATAATCATGTTGTTTAGGCACACAGAGTGATATTGGTTGGAAAAAGAATGAAAACATTTGATGCAAAATAGATTGAATAATATACTACTACCAGTAAATgctgatgtacagtacatatggcATAAGAACTATTTCTCCCCATTCAAAGTGTCTCCCCATATCATCAAATATTATTTTCCTGGCGGTGCTTTATCAATAACCAGGCCAAAAAAATCATTCACACCAACCAACCACTTTAAATCAAATCCCTCACATGATCCAGCACATGCCCCATCAGAAGACACTCACATGAGCATGCTCccaaacaggcaaacaaacagtAGACTATATTTATCTGTAAGTGACACACGTCACTCCGGACACATTCAATTAGGCAAAGGTACAGTACAGGACTGCATTAACCCACGTGACGTGAAGATAAAGAAAGGTTTGACCCACCTCTCGCTCCTCGTTGATCTCGGGGATGCATTTCTGGGTGTAGATGTTGAATATGACATTCTCCAACTCTGTAACGTAGCGGCCATTGTCTGAGCTTGAGACGTATTGAAAATGTGTCTTGAGTAAATCCAGGATCTGAGGAAACACAGCTTTGATGTAGCACATGTCACTCTGCAACAGAAAACATGAAAGAACATTTCTTCAACTCATACTGTGTTGAATATTATGACGCTCTAATCAATCAGTTGTGAGCTCTAATCAATCAGTTGAATTTTGAGTTTCTCTCACTGTGAGGGGTCTGATTCCTCGTAGCACTGTCTCTAGGACATAGTATATAACAATAAACAATCAAAATGGTTGATACAAAATATTGTCCCTTTCAGCTGTGTTGTCCCTACAGTCATGCCAATTTTGTCCTGAGGAGTCAGCAAAATTgaaattaaattgaattgaatggatACAAAACTATACCGATTTTAAAAATGATTGACTCACTaattaaagaaacaaaaatatgTATCATCAACTGAAGAATGTACTTTCATACAGCAGACTGAACTATACAGTAGTAACCATCGGTGAACAGGTCCTAGCTGCCCTCTCACTTGCCTGCTCCATttgcaagtcaagtcaaataGTCTTCTGGATTTATTTTGTGTAGATGGCACAGCCTTGCTCCCTGCATCTGATTCATGTCCTCTCTGTCTGGGTGGTTTAGGGTTGTGCAAACTGTATGACACCAACTGACCTCCAGCATGCTAAGTCTCATAATTTACTCCTACCCTTTACATATTTGCCCTGACGTGATACTGCACTCCTCCTCAGAAACTCTGATAAATACCACGAAAAGTCATTATTTTTAGCTACACTATTTATCTTATTCGTCTTATAAATACAAGGGAAGCCAAATGAAGTGATACCTACCAAATGCTGCTGCTCCATGAAGGCATATTTTATTGAGCAGCCATGTAATAGCTGGTTTTGAATCTGtagaaaaagagacaacaaaacaCACGTCATGCAGCAGCAACTAATTCCAACTCTGCAACACTGTCTAAAATAGTAATAATTACTAACTGGGGGACAAACTGTACCAGAAGAGAAAAATCAGAAGGCTCTGTTCATTATTTTaggtacatgtacagtactgtacagtacaggacATGGCATCTGGGTAGGTATCTACTGTAGGTCAAATGCAGCTTTGATGTTTGTCGCATGAGGATTAGAttattaagttaaaaaaaaaatgaaatggcataTCAGAACATAAAAAGCTCAGAATAAGgacaatacagtaggctacaaaatgGGCGATCTGGCGATTTGGGATTCTGTAGAGGAAATTGTAATTGAATCCACGTCATTACACTGCACCTCTGATGTCCAACCGTAGGCCTAATCTTTATTAAATGTGCATGTTAATCCTCCCATTCTTTTAATTACTTTAATCATTCAGGACAGTCTGAATGTGTCCAAATGTACAGCACTCCAAGCAGGAAAAGGTCTGTATTATTGGCACACATAtaggcagagatgggaccaagtcactaacttgcaagtcgcaagtaagtctcaagtcgtttcagtcaagtccgagtcaagtcacaagttcagacacatttgaccaagtcaagtccaagtccaagtcgtaccaaagccaagtcgagtccaagtccaagtctaattttttccaagtcactaacaagtcaccttgtattctatgggcaacattgacaattacttttggtcataaatccATTACCTCTCTAGACTGCCttgcatgtccccctttgtcAGTCGCATTCTAAACAaaactagtaggcctactggtattgtTTAAGGGCAATTcatttaatatttcatttttttcatgtaattTTTTGACAtaccaaatgcaaaaaaataaatacatttagacttgccatactattgcaagtcattgcaagctaaaactgtcaagtcaagtcaagtctcgagtcaatagcgtgcaagtcgagtcaagtcacaagtcattcctaatattgccaagtcaagtctcaagtcaagtcatttgtgtgctcaagtctgactcaagtccaagtcacaagtcccaagtccacatctctgtaatataggcctagtaatTTTAAtcaggtttgttttgttttcagttgccATGATACTATACAACTGATATACTGTGCTACATATCTGCTACAGGTCTTACGCAGTAAAAATTGAACTCTACAGAGTTGTAATTAACTTTTAATTTTACTTTATGGTCATTGTAACAATTTCAAAGTAAATTCTGCTCACTACTTGCAATGCAAATATCAacactggaatgtgaaaaaaaaatattgaacacTGGTGGCACCTGGTGTAGATTGGTGATCATCTTTTTGTATAGTTGAAAATATGTCGGCCATTTGCAAAAAGATCCTTAATTATGAAGCACTAACTTGTTTTTAGGCCAAATATACAGTATGGGATCTAATGATGCCAATTGTGTCagcacaagaaagcatgtgacaaGTAAAAAATCTTGTATAAAAATCTTGTATTTTGTAATGGTTAAGAAATTGCTGTGTTGGGGTTGGACGAATCAGGGCCTCATGGTTAGGAactgtgcaatgtgcaatgtaatgcgcaatgtacaatgtaatgtaatgttaaagaTATGCCAGTGTGAATATGCACTGTACCAGTTTGGTGAGTGTCAGCAGGTGGCTCTGGCTGACGGAGTACTTGCATGGAGCTGGCGGGGGAGCCTTGGCCAGATGGAAGccggtgaggatgaggaggaggaagaggaagaagctgAGACGCCTTGCCTGTGGAAGGACCAACCCAGAGAAAAAGTCATCCTCTATGAGAAGAGTCAAGTGGCCTGCACTGCATCACCACATTTTTCCCACGTCATTTAGGAGAACTAAGTTAAGGGTATGCTGGAGACTTTAATAACTCAACATTCATCATATGTCATTGCTTCCTGAGTCTGAGGTAcctgtacatgtactgtagggatactaagacagtcaaaaaaccagtgactggagacattgataatggactaggttcgaaacgtctgtagctccagcTATCTTCCGACGACTTTGTctgtaatttgtcggccacaatacacattttgaacttgcaagccttgtgtgcgcctcatcttttttgactgtcttagtatcgctatttttggtgagcagccGCACCAAGCGACACACGATTCAAAgctaaggcgcagacgccaaccttttTTGGTTTCCTGACATGTACTGTAGGGCCCAACAGAGTTCAAGCAAAGATGACCTCGATCAGTCAGTGGCCATGTGATCGGAGggacatcttgtcaccaggccaggcaggcagccgcttgggcccccaAGCAAGTGGAAGGTGAAGAACAGCTCACACTTTTAAGTACAGTAAGGTGATTTATTTTCGAGCGTTCGTTTATTTGAAtctttggtaacgctttattttagggatacatctattagcactaatacatacaatgtgcct from the Engraulis encrasicolus isolate BLACKSEA-1 chromosome 14, IST_EnEncr_1.0, whole genome shotgun sequence genome contains:
- the csf1a gene encoding macrophage colony-stimulating factor 1a isoform X1, with the protein product MNLVKPGRKVKARRLSFFLFLLLILTGFHLAKAPPPAPCKYSVSQSHLLTLTKLIQNQLLHGCSIKYAFMEQQHLSDMCYIKAVFPQILDLLKTHFQYVSSSDNGRYVTELENVIFNIYTQKCIPEINEEREDNPDKFATHYDTSPQESLRKVHCVLSMYMKLMTEKREATDWNCEQEYAVDVDISEYADYDDLHLEGTTYYPPISESFVQASQQPDNQTTTLSPLTAEGPGRPFQPTGTHSTAQAEVWSPSTESIGGHVNTDVSQSSREEGHSAAPSRPLHGPTLDPGPASDLVTKMNNFDKE
- the csf1a gene encoding macrophage colony-stimulating factor 1a isoform X2, which translates into the protein MNLVKPGRKVKARRLSFFLFLLLILTGFHLAKAPPPAPCKYSVSQSHLLTLTKLIQNQLLHGCSIKYAFMEQQHLILDLLKTHFQYVSSSDNGRYVTELENVIFNIYTQKCIPEINEEREDNPDKFATHYDTSPQESLRKVHCVLSMYMKLMTEKREATDWNCEQEYAVDVDISEYADYDDLHLEGTTYYPPISESFVQASQQPDNQTTTLSPLTAEGPGRPFQPTGTHSTAQAEVWSPSTESIGGHVNTDVSQSSREEGHSAAPSRPLHGPTLDPGPASDLVTKMNNFDKE